The Dysidea avara chromosome 13, odDysAvar1.4, whole genome shotgun sequence genome includes a region encoding these proteins:
- the LOC136242411 gene encoding keratin-associated protein 5-1-like: MADSTSKFSCLNCQCGDHCQCSEVDQCKGVNGCCVCVCDGCDGSSCKCEKDSCLCTKGCCTVKCTCNGNCSCGPSCTCGDECKGSTTTIGCCPCTCQGSCDGSTCKCEKDKCFCEKDCCAKKCACNANCVCGSSCTCADSECGSADGCCPCTCQGSCDGSTCKCEKDKCFCEKDCCTVKT; the protein is encoded by the exons ATGGCTGATTCTACTAGCAAGTTTTCCTGCTTGAATTGTCAGTGTGGAGATCACTGCCAGTGCAGTGAAGTGGACCAGTGCAAAGGCGTGAATGGAtgctgtgtatgtgtttgtgatgGTTGTGATGGATCTTCCTGTAAGTGCGAGAAGGACTCGTGTTTATGTACTAAAGGATGCTGCACAGTGAAGTGTACTTGTAATG GTAATTGTTCATGTGGTCCATCCTGTACTTGTGGAGATGAATGTAAAGGCTCTACTACTACTATTGGATGTTGTCCTTGTACCTGTCAAGGATCATGTGATGGGTCTACTTGTAAGTGTGAGAAGGACAAGTGTTTCTGTGAGAAGGACTGTTGTGCCAAGAAATGTGCTTGCAATG CTAACTGTGTGTGTGGCTCATCCTGTACTTGTGCTGACAGTGAGTGTGGTTCTGCTGACGGATGTTGTCCTTGTACCTGTCAAGGATCATGTGATGGGTCTACTTGTAAGTGTGAGAAGGACAAGTGTTTCTGTGAGAAGGACTGTTGTACAGTGAAGACATAG